One stretch of Arachis duranensis cultivar V14167 chromosome 1, aradu.V14167.gnm2.J7QH, whole genome shotgun sequence DNA includes these proteins:
- the LOC107471080 gene encoding uncharacterized protein LOC107471080, whose amino-acid sequence MQEMFSMYIENRRRISCIELYIEFEQSEVDRNIEVEDYDSGSDEDFESNYEIVGPSDNEDGADGPMNPDVAELPVVADGEFTVGMEFSLREEVIKAMKDYTIRRGVDYRVYESEPTTFYAKCTHYGKGCDWLIRVTKMQKKYCWEIRRYNGSHTCTWSTISQDHSKLDSKTVAEAIKPLVEVDPSLKVKSVIAEVQSKFNYTISYRKAWLAKQKAVESIFGGWEASYEALPIWFGAMCHKEPSAVVHFETMDAYQGDDLVPNIHVLHRVFWGYYPCIRAFRHCKPVVQVDGTHLYGKYKGCLLVAVSQDGNNNIVPIAFAIVEGETSDAWYFFLSNLRQHVVTRDGVGLISDRHDSIRSAIDRSNGAWSPPRAFHMFCIRHIESNFLRKFKALYLQKLIVNIGYSRTIREYQMRYERLKERGETYTNWLDRIPREQYALAFDGGYRWGHMTTNLVECINSVLKGARNLPVTALVKATFYRLNELFTRKRAEAEARINAGHVFSEMVTSKLHANQRASETYR is encoded by the exons ATGCAGGAaatgttttcaatgtatattgagAATCGCCGGCGAATATCGTGCATCGAGTTGTATATTGAGTTCGAGCAATCTGAAGTGGACCGAAATATTGAAGTCGAAGATTATGATAGTGGTAGCGATGAGGATTTTGAAAGTAACTATGAGATCGTTGGTCCAAGTGACAACGAAGATGGAGCTGATGGCCCCATGAACCCAGATGTGGCGGAG CTTCCTGTTGTGGCCGACGGTGAATTTACGGTGGGGATGGAATTCAGTTTAAGGGAGGAAGTAATCAAGGCAATGAAAGACTATACCATCCGTAGAGGGGTAGACTATCGGGTTTATGAGTCGGAACCGACGACATTCTATGCTAAATGTACACATTATGGCAAAGGTTGTGATTGGCTGATCAGGGTTACGAAAATGCAGAAGAAATACTGCTGGGAGATAAGGAGGTACAATGGTAGTCACACTTGTACCTGGTCGACAATTTCTCAAGACCATTCGAAACTGGACTCCAAGACAGTTGCAGAAGCAATTAAGCCGTTGGTAGAGGTTGACCCATCTTTGAAGGTGAAATCAGTCATTGCGGAAGTGCAATCGAAGTTTAACTATACCATCAGCTATAGGAAAGCTTGGTTAGCAAAGCAGAAGGCGGTTGAGTCAATTTTCGGAGGTTGGGAAGCATCGTATGAAGCTTTACCCATATGGTTTGGGGCCATGTGTCACAAGGAGCCGTCAGCAGTGGTTCACTTTGAAACAATGGATGCCTACCAGGGGGATGACTTGGTTCCTAATATCCATGTACTACATAGAGTCTTCTGGGGTTATTACCCTTGTATTAGGGCCTTCAGACATTGCAAGCCAGTAGTGCAGGTGGACGGGACTCATTTGTATGGTAAATACAAGGGTTGTTTGTTGGTTGCAGTCTCACAAGATGGTAATAACAACATCGTGCCTATTGCATTTGCCATAGTGGAGGGGGAGACCTCTGATGCATGGTACTTTTTTCTAAGTAACCTTCGTCAACATGTGGTCACACGTGATGGTGTCGGACTTATCTCTGATCGACACGATTCTATCAGGTCAGCTATTGATCGGAGTAATGGGGCTTGGTCTCCTCCCAGAGCTTTCCATATGTTCTGTATCCGGCATATTGAGTCGAATTTCTTGAGGAAGTTTAAGGCACTGTACTTGCAGAAGCTCATCGTCAATATCG GGTATTCGAGGACGATACGGGAGTACCAGATGCGCTATGAACGATTAAAAGAACGGGGTGAGACTTACACCAACTGGCTTGACCGCATCCCACGTGAGCAGTATGCTTTGGCATTCGATGGTGGATACAGATGGGGACATATGACCACCAATCTTGTGGAGTGCATCAACTCCGTGCTGAAGGGTGCACGCAATCTCCCGGTCACTGCGCTTGTTAAGGCTACATTTTACAGACTAAATGAGTTGTTCACTAGAAAAAGAGCCGAGGCTGAGGCTCGAATTAATGCTGGACATGTGTTCTCTGAGATGGTCACCTCGAAGCTGCATGCAAACCAGCGAGCATCGGAAACATACAGGTGA
- the LOC107471071 gene encoding nonsense-mediated mRNA decay protein 2-like, whose protein sequence is MGSSGVGHSYSGNYADIPADHWARSGGVTQRRRSLDLRPQDRTSSENSGARMSVDSSKSAEAAGGITQTRNQGRIPMSLIHESNMGVDDDTDDYLVDHPESDGNHDDEDEDDDEDEDEDDSEDDNDDVADDPADQADEDRADNSHFLTIYQTVNVRQQRNLR, encoded by the coding sequence ATGGGTAGTTCAGGAGTAGGTCACTCATATTCAGGTAACTATGCGGACATCCCCGCCGACCACTGGGCACGTTCGGGTGGTGTTACTCAACGTAGGAGGTCATTGGATTTGAGACCTCAGGATCGCACTTCCTCTGAAAATTCTGGAGCCAGAATGTCTGTTGATTCGAGTAAGAGTGCTGAAGCCGCGGGAGGAATTACTCAGACTCGAAACCAGGGGCGTATTCCGATGAGTCTAATTCATGAGAGTAATATGGGAGTTGATGATGACACTGATGACTATCTAGTAGACCATCCGGAGAGTGATGGAAACcatgatgatgaggatgaggatgatgatgaggacgAGGACGAAGATGATTCCGAGGATGACAATGATGACGTCGCTGATGATCCAGCCGACCAAGCTGATGAAGACCGCGCTGACAATAGTCACTTCCTTACGATATATCAAACTGTGAATGTCAGGCAGCAACGTAATTTAAGATGA